Proteins encoded in a region of the Epinephelus lanceolatus isolate andai-2023 chromosome 20, ASM4190304v1, whole genome shotgun sequence genome:
- the LOC117264764 gene encoding E3 ubiquitin-protein ligase MARCHF6: MDTAEEADICRVCRSEGTPDKPLYHPCVCTGSIKFIHQECLVQWLKHSRKEYCELCKHRFAFTPIYSPDMPSRLPIQDICAGLLTSVGTAIRYWFHYTLVAFAWLGVVPLTACRIYKCLFTGSVSSLLTLPLDMLSTENLLADCLQGCFVVTCTLCAFISLVWLREQIVHGGAPQWLEQHQPPPPNAAGQANEAQAAGQGAADEPPAAQPAPADPPAQNEAEPEPPDVPPDQGDDPELEEEEGAAAEDADPNNGAQDDMNWNALEWDRAAEELTWERMLGLDGSLVFLEHVFWVVSLNTLFILVFAFCPYHIGHFSVVGLGFEEYVQASHFEGLITTIVGYILLAMTLILCHGLAALVRFQRSRRLLGVCYIVVKVSLLVVVEIGVFPLICGWWLDICSLEMFDASLKDRELSFKSAPGTTMFLHWLVGMVYVFYFASFILLLREVLRPGVLWFLRNLNDPDFNPVQEMIHLPIYRHLRRFILSVVVFGSIVLLMLWLPIRLIKLLLPTFLPYNVMLYSDAPVSELSLELLLLQVVLPALLEQGHTRQWLKGLVRAWTVSAGYLLDLHSYLLGEQEDNDANQPVNNNNNNPPPGHHNNNNNPAPAVGEGLHAAHQAILQQGGPVGFQPYHRPLRFPFRIVLLIAFMCITLLVASLVCLTLPVFTGRWLMSFWTGNSKIHELYTAACGLYVCWLSIRGVTVLLAWMPQGRTVIARKVQEWTLMILKTLVVALLVAGVIPLLLGLLFELVIVAPLRVPLDQTPLFYPWQDWALGVLHAKIIAAITLMGPQWWLKTVIEQVYANGIRNIDLQFIIRKLAAPVISVLLLSLCVPYVIAAGVVPAVGVTPEMEILMQRRIYPFLLMVVSLIGILSFQIRQFKRLYEHIKNDKYLVGQRLVNYERKAGRASSVPPPPNPVAE; this comes from the exons ATGGATACTGCCGAAGAAg cGGATATTTGTCGTGTGTGCCGCTCTGAGGGGACCCCAGACAAACCCTTGTACCACCCTTGTGTCTGCACTGGCAGTATCAAGTTTATCCACCAGGAATG TTTGGTCCAGTGGCTGAAGCACAGCAGAAAGGAGTACTGTGAATTATGCAAGCACAGATTTGCTTTCACGCCAA tCTACTCCCCAGACATGCCCTCACGTCTGCCCATCCAGGACATCTGTGCCGGCCTGCTGACCAGTGTGGGCACGGCCATCCGCTACTGGTTCCATTACACACTGGTGGCCTTCGCATGGCTCGGGGTGGTTCCTCTCACTGCAT GTCGCATCTACAAGTGTCTGTTTACCGGCTCCGTGAGCTCACTTTTGACACTGCCGCTGGACATGCTCTCTAC AGAGAACCTGCTTGCAGATTGTCTACAAGGCTGCTTCGTCGTCACCTGCACGCTGTGTGCATTTATCAGCCTGGTGTGGCTCAGAGAACAGATAGTCCACGGTGGCGCTCCCCAGTGGTTAGAGCAGCACCAGCCGCCACCGCCTAATGCAGCCGGACAAGCCAATGAG GCACAAGCTGCAGGCCAGGGAGCAGCCGATGAGCCCCCTGCAGCCCAGCCAGCCCCGGCTGATCCGCCAGCCCAGAATGAAGCAGAGCCTGAGCCCCCTGATGTCCCCCCAGACCAGGGTGATGACCCAGAgctggaagaagaggagggagcaGCAGCTGAAGATGCAGACCCCAATAATGGAGCACAAG ATGACATGAACTGGAATGCTTTGGAGTGGGACAGAGCGGCGGAGGAACTCACCTGGGAGAGG ATGCTTGGCCTGGATGGTtcattggtatttttg GAGCATGTATTTTGGGTAGTGTCTCTCAACACACTCTTCATCCTGGTCTTTG CATTTTGTCCCTACCACATTGGACACTTCTCCGTCGTGGGTCTCGGCTTTGAGGAATAT GTCCAAGCCTCGCACTTTGAGGGCTTAATCACAACCATCGTGGGCTACATACTGCTGGCCATGACGCTTATCCTCTGTCAT GGACTGGCTGCTCTGGTCAGGTTCCAGCGTTCCCGACGTCTCCTGGGAGTCTGCTACATTGTTGTCAAG GTCTCTCTGCTGGTTGTTGTGGAGATTGGTGTTTTTCCACTCATCTGTGGCTGGTGGCTCGACATCTGCTCTTTA gagATGTTTGATGCCTCCCTGAAAGACCGAGAGTTGAGTTTTAAATCAGCCCCTGGCACCACCATGTTCCTGCACTGGCTTGTGGGAATGGTTTATGTCTTCTACTTTGCTTCTTTCATCCTCCTACTGAGAGag GTGCTGAGGCCGGGAGTGCTGTGGTTTCTGAGAAACCTCAATGACCCAGATTTTAATCCAGTGCAGGAGATGATTCACCTGCCAATCTACAGACACCTGCGGCGGTTCATCCTGTCCGTGGTTGTGTTCGGCTCTATCGTGTTGCTCATGCTGTGGCTGCCCATCAGGCTGATCAAACTACTGCTGCCCACCTTCCTCCCGTACAACGTCATGCTCTACAG TGATGCCCCGGTCAGTGAGCTGTCTTTGGAGCTATTATTACTCCAGGTTGTGCTGCCAGCTCTACTGGAGCAGGGACACACTCGCCAGTGGCTCAAAGGTCTGGTCAGGGCCTGGACAGTCAGTGCTGGATATTTACT AGACCTGCACTCCTACCTCCTCGGGGAGCAGGAGGATAATGATGCCAACCAGCCCgtgaacaacaataacaacaacccTCCTCCTGGTCAccataacaacaataacaacccTGCCCCAGCTGTTGGCGAGGGCCTGCATGCAGCCCATCAGGCCATTTTGCAGCAAGGGGGACCAGTTGGATTCCAGCCTTACCACAGACCCCTTCGCTTCCCCTTCAGG ATTGTGTTGCTGATAGCGTTCATGTGCATCACTCTGCTGGTGGCCAGTCTGGTGTGCCTCACCCTACCAG TGTTCACCGGCCGCTGGCTGATGTCCTTCTGGACAGGAAACTCCAAAATCCACGAGCTGTACACAGCAGCGTGCGGCCTGTATGTCTGCTGGCTGTCTATCCGCGGAGTCACTGTGTTGTTGGCGTGGATGCCCCAGGGACGCACCGTCATTGCACGTAAAGTCCAGGAGTGGACGCTCATG ATTCTGAAGACTCTGGTTGTAGCTCTGCTGGTCGCTGGGGTCATCCCGCTGCTACTGGGCCTGCTGTTTGAACTGGTCATTGTGGCTCCGCTCAGAGTCCCCCTGGATCAAACACCCCTCTTCTACCCTTGGCAG GACTGGGCTCTTGGAGTGCTCCATGCCAAAATCATTGCTGCCATCACCCTCATGGGCCCTCAGTGGTGGCTGAAGACTGTTATTGAGCAG GTTTATGCAAACGGAATTCGCAACATTGATCTCCAGTTCATCATCCGTAAACTGGCAGCTCCGGTCATCTCAGTCCTGCTACTGTCCTTGTGCGTGCCATATGTGATCGCTGCTGGGGTGGTCCCTGCTGTGG GAGTTACCCCGGAGATGGAGATTCTGATGCAAAGGAGAATCTACCCGTTTCTCTTGATGGTTGTCTCACTTATTGGCATCCTGTCCTTCCAGATCCGACAGTTCAAACGCCTTTATGAACACATCAAGAACGACAA GTACCTGGTTGGGCAGAGGCTTGTCAACTACGAACGGAAAGCTGGAAGAGCAAGCTCAGTCCCGCCACCCCCCAACCCCGTCGCAGAGTAG
- the cmbl gene encoding carboxymethylenebutenolidase homolog, giving the protein MANEAKPCPCDIGDRMEYGGLGQEVQIEHTNAYVVKPSAASDKAIIVIQDIYGWQLPNTRYMADMLATNGYIAVCPDFYVGKEPWSPSHDWSTFQEWLKDRSPTNINKEVDTVLRFLKEQCGAKHIGVIGFCWGGVATHYIALRYPEVKAGVSFYGIIREKEDRYELKAPTLFIFGDNDHFIPLDQVNSLEAKLREKCTVDHQVKIFPGQTHGFAHRKREDINPADKPSILEARADMLNWLNKYM; this is encoded by the exons ATGGCAAATGAAGCCAAGCCATGCCCCTGTGATATCGGTGATCGGATGGAGTATGGAGGGCTCGGCCAGGAGGTCCAGATAGAGCACACCAACGCGTATGTGGTGAAACCATCTGCTGCATCTGACAAGGCCATCATTGTCATACAGGACATCTACGGGTGGCAGCTTCCCAACACAAGATACATGGCTGACATGCTGGCTACCAATGGATACAT TGctgtctgtccagatttctACGTCGGAAAGGAGCCATGGAGTCCATCACATGACTGGTCCACATTTCAGGAGTGGCTTAAAGACAGAAGTCCAACAAACATAAACAA AGAGGTGGACACAGTGCTGAGGTTCCTCAAGGAGCAGTGCGGGGCCAAACACATTGGAGTAATCGGCTTCTGCTGGGGTGGGGTTGCCACACATTATATCGCCCTGCGGTATCCAGAAGTCAAAGCAGGAGTGTCATTCTATG GCATCATCCGTGAAAAAGAGGACAGGTACGAGCTGAAGGCTCCTACGCTGTTCATTTTTGGGGACAATGATCACTTTATCCCGCTGGATCAG GTGAATTCCCTTGAAGCAAAGCTGAGGGAGAAATGCACAGTGGATCACCAGGTGAAGATCTTTCCTGGTCAGACTCATGGCTTTGCCCACCGCAAGAGAGAGGACATCAACCCAGCTGACAAACCCAGTATCCTGGAGGCCAGAGCGGACATGCTCAACTGGCTCAACAAGTACATGTAA
- the cct5 gene encoding T-complex protein 1 subunit epsilon: MSALGTLAFDEYGRPFIIIKDQDKKTRLSGIDALKSHIMAAKAVASTLKTSLGPNGLDKMMVDRDGEVTVTNDGATILSMMDVDHQIAKLMVELSKSQDDEIGDGTTGVVVLAGALLEQAEQLLDRGIHPIRISDGYDQAARIAIEQLDKIAETLPCDVNNTEPLIETAMTTLGSKIINRCHRQMAEIAVNAILTVADMERKDVDFELIKMEGKVGGKLEDTQLIKGVIVDKEFSHPQMPKVLKDAKIAILTCPFEPPKPKTKHKLDVTSVEDYKALQTYEKEKFEEMIQQVKSNGANLAICQWGFDDEANHLLLQNELPAVRWVGGPEIELIAIATGGRIVPRFSELTPEKLGTAGVVKEISFGTTKDRMLVIQECKNTRAVTIFIRGGNKMIIEEAKRALHDALCVIRNLVKDNRVVYGGGASEIACALAVNQAADKCPSLEQYAMRSFADALEVIPMALAENSGLNPIQTMAEVRARQVRENNAFLGIDCLHNNTNDMKQQHVVETLIGKKQQILLATQVVKMILKIDDIRSPGESED; encoded by the exons ATGTCCGCTTTGGGGACACTTGCTTTCGATGAGTATGGAAGGCCTTTCATCATAATTAAAGACCAGGACAAGAAGACACGGTTATCGGGCATTGACGCACTGAAG tCTCATATTATGGCAGCCAAGGCTGTCGCGTCAACTCTCAAGACATCTTTGGGACCCAATG GTCTTGACAAGATGATGGTTGACAGGGATGGAGAGGTGACTGTAACCAACGATGGAGCCACTATTCTCAGCATGATGGATGTGGACCACCAGATTGCCAAGCTTATGGTGGAGCTCTCCAAATCCCAGGATGATGAGATTGGTGATGGAACCACTGGAGTTGTTG TGCTGGCTGGGGCTCTGCTTGAACAGGCTGAGCAGCTGCTGGACCGTGGAATCCACCCCATCAGGATCTCCGACGGTTATGACCAGGCCGCACGCATTGCCATCGAGCAGCTCGACAAAATTGCTGAAACCTTACCCTGCGATGTCAACAACACAGAGCCACTCATTGAGACAGCCATGACAACGCTGGGATCCAAAAT TATCAACCGGTGTCACAGGCAGATGGCAGAGATCGCAGTGAATGCCATCCTCACTGTGGCCGACATGGAGAGGAAGGATGTAGACTTTGAGCTCATCAAGATGGAGGGCAAAGTGGGAGGCAAGCTGGAGGACACACAGCTCATCAAGGGAGTCATAGTTGACAAGGAGTTCAGCCACCCTCAGATGCCCAAG GttctgaaagatgctaaaattgCCATCCTTACCTGCCCGTTTGAGCCACCTAAGCCGAAGACCAAGCATAAGTTGGATGTGACCTCTGTGGAGGACTACAAAGCTCTCCAGACATATGAAAAAGAGAAGTTTGAGGAGATGATCCAACAG GTCAAAAGCAATGGTGCTAACTTGGCCATCTGCCAGTGGGGCTTTGATGATGAAGCCAACCACCTTCTGCTGCAGAATGAGCTGCCAGCAGTGCGCTGGGTCGGAGGGCCTGAGATCGAG CTGATCGCCATAGCCACAGGAGGCCGCATCGTGCCGCGGTTCTCTGAGTTGACACCAGAGAAGCTTGGTACAGCTGGTGTAGTGAAGGAGATCTCTTTCGGCACCACAAAGGATCGCATGCTGGTTATCCAGGAGTGCAAAAACACCAGAGCTGTAACCATTTTCATCCGTGGAGGCAACAAAATG ATCATTGAAGAGGCCAAGCGCGCTCTCCATGATGCTCTGTGTGTAATACGCAATCTGGTCAAAGACAACCGTGTTGTGTATGGAGGAGGAGCTTCAGAGATTGCATGTGCTCTGGCTGTCAACCAGGCTGCAGATAAG TGCCCATCATTGGAGCAGTATGCCATGAGGTCATTTGCCGATGCTCTGGAGGTAATCCCAATGGCGCTGGCTGAGAACAGCGggctgaacccaatccagacgATGGCAGAGGTCAGAGCCAGACAGGTCAGAGAGAACAACGCCTTCCTCGGCATCGACTGTCTGCACAACAACACCAATG ACATGAAGCAGCAACACGTGGTCGAGACCCTGATCGGCAAGAAGCAGCAGATCTTGCTGGCTACACAGGTCGTCAAGATGATCCTAAAGATTGATGACATCCGCAGCCCGGGAGAGAGCGAAGACTGA